From the Kallotenue papyrolyticum genome, the window GAGCAGGCGCAGCGGCTGCTGACCACGCCCACCTTTCGCGTCTATACCAGCGATGACGTGGTCGGCATCGAGTTGGCCGGCGCGCTCAAAAATATCATCGCGCTGGGAGCCGGCTTTGCCGATGGCCTCGAGGCGGGCGACAATGCCAAAGCGGCGTTTCTGACGCGTGGGCTGGCCGAGATCGCCCGGCTGGGCATCGTGCTGGGGGCACAACCGCTGACCTTTGCCGGTCTGGCCGGGCTGGGTGATCTGGTCGCTACCTGTACCAGTCCCTGGAGCCGCAACCGCTGGCTGGGCGAAGCGCTGGCGCGCGGCTTGACGCTTGACCAGGCGCAGGCCCAACTGGGTGGTCAGGTTGCCGAAGGGGTGACGACGCTGCAAACGGCGCGCGCCCTGGCGGCGCGCTATGGCGTCGAAATGCCGATCGCCGACCAACTGTACCAGGTGTTGTTTGCAGCGAAAGCACCGCGCCAGGCGATCGCCGATCTGATGCAGCGCGAGGTCAAGCACGAGCTGGACGGCATGCGCGGCCTGTTGGGCTTGTGAGTCGTCGCCTGCCTGAGAGGAGTGCGCCTTGCGCTGGAACACAGCAGCCTACCGCCGCTGCACGGCCTGGAACATGCATGCCCACGCCGGTCAAGCTTGGGTCGTCGACGGCGAGGACGGGGCATCGGGCGCGGGCGGCGCTGGCTGCGGCTCCGCTTCCGCCTGCTCCTGACGTTTGAGGCGCTCCGCCAGCGCCATGCGCAACTGCCGCAGGCGCGCCTGATACTCCGCGCTTCGGAGATCGCCGGTCCACATGATCAACGCATCT encodes:
- a CDS encoding NAD(P)H-dependent glycerol-3-phosphate dehydrogenase — encoded protein: MGTGSWGTTLALLEARYGRPTTLLTRTPTEAAELRAAGEHARVAPGHAFPASLRITSDPEQALDGCAVVLLAVPSQSMRANAERLRPYLRPETIVLSCAKGLERGSLKRMSQVLSEVLPEHAQRIGALSGPNIAREILEGRPATTVIGVAEHCYAEQAQRLLTTPTFRVYTSDDVVGIELAGALKNIIALGAGFADGLEAGDNAKAAFLTRGLAEIARLGIVLGAQPLTFAGLAGLGDLVATCTSPWSRNRWLGEALARGLTLDQAQAQLGGQVAEGVTTLQTARALAARYGVEMPIADQLYQVLFAAKAPRQAIADLMQREVKHELDGMRGLLGL